Genomic window (Toxotes jaculatrix isolate fToxJac2 chromosome 10, fToxJac2.pri, whole genome shotgun sequence):
aaagccatcttACGTGAGGTTAAACTTAAAGTTGAACTGCCATGTTGATGTTCCTGGAGGGTATTCCCCCTGTTCGTTCATAAATGTGAGGCCCAGCTGGATTATCTTGAGCAAATCCACATTGCAGCGCAATAACTGGTACTGATAGTCAGCGTTGCTTCTGAACTCTCCGATTGGTCTGGCTACTACGCCTGGAAACTCTGTGTCCTGCAAGAATTAGATAATTTATCATGCACCATGGGAATCAAAAAGTGAAGTGCCAGACAGTTTTTTCCTTATGTCTTAATGAGGAACAATCACCATAGCAATGTAGTTGTATTTTCGGATGACATGTCGGatcctcttcagctcctcctccaggttgTTGGCCCAAACCTCACATATTCTTTGGCTGTGATCCACAGTAGCTGCGGGCATAGTGCCACTTCACCAtgtaaaggggaaaaaaagagacagagagacagacacttCAAGAAAACAGTAGGTTCATACACCTATGCCTGCAAACGCTGACCTGTGACAGACCAAATGAtaaaaggcagacagagaaagaacacATGACACCCAGATACCCAAGAACTGCTGACAAAGCATTTGGCTAATAATACACAACGTTAAAATACTAATTGCAGGAAACACAACCTGCTGTGGGTATCAAATCACAGATATCTCAATGTGAGTCTCTACACTGGGCAAGCTAACTCAGTCTCTGAGCTGCATGTGCTTCCTTTCAGCAAATTAACAATTaacaagacaaacagacaaacagtggGAACAGCAGCTGACTGCTACAGACGTGCAGGTCGTGCCTcactggctgctgctcacacaggCTCGTCGCAGGCAGTTGTTAGCAGCACTTTGGGCTAGCTAGGTTACCTGTAGCAGTTAGCAAGCTACAGGCTTAGCGCTGGCTAACATGAGCAGGGAAGTGGAGGCTCTCAGGTCGGAGGCTGTTAACAGTTTAGACGCACTTGTCAAGCAGACAGCTGGCTCCTCAGATACGCAAGAGTGTGTGCGAAGCGTGAAAGAGACGACTTACTagcagcactcacacacagacggacacacATAAATATCCATACACTCGGCGACACTTTGATACTGCAAAGCTACCGCAGCCTGGTTAACTTACCGTTCCCCAAACCGggcgggtgtgtgtgtttaacgcGTGTACTATctgaaaactgctgctttgTTCTACGTTATTGTGTCGGGGCTGTTCCGCTAACTTTTAAATAGTTTATATTCAGTATTGTATCGATGTCAACCTACGGCTGCCATCATAGCTGAGCCTACAACACGACGTCATCACGTAAAACTGAGACGTACTGTACGTCCGTACGTACGCGCCTTAGCCTTAGGACCCACGTCTTATGTGTTCACAGGTCCTGCTTGAACgacctaaaaaaaaagagagaacattttgaggacattagtttaaaaatgaattttgtcTTTAAACAATCTGATCAGAAGTTAATTAAATCTTTAAACTTTACTGACCTGTAAAATTTGAACCATCTATTCTCACGTCCCCcatcagttttcctttttatccctgcacacacactattatattttttatacatATGTAATAATTAGACTTCtattgcagtttttgttttttactaaaCCACTAATACAGTTGAGAAATATTATGAtagcaaatacaaatacaacacactgtTAATCCTCAAAGtaattttctctttgtttgcagATAATAAATGAAAGCAGACAGCTGGATGAGCCACAGAACATCACCGCTGTTGTTGGCAGGGCTTTGGGGTCTGGCTCACGGCCAGTACAGCTGGCCAGATGTGCACCAACAACAGGGACAGGAGCGCTGATCCCTAAAATACGGGACAGCTTCTGTTGTCACGGACAAAACCTGACTGATAATGTTGTAAAGGCTGGTAGAGGCCTACTAATACCAGGCACAAATTAAACTATCTGTATATGTAGTTTTTCAGACATAAATTGTTTGACGGAGAAAGTTGCACCTCCCTTGCATGAGCACATGtgtatgttgaaaaaaaaaaacatgaaataggGATGGGGTACTACTGGGTTTCATCTCTACTGTtttgagtaaataaataaatttgtgtCATTCTCAAACATGCCAGTCTGCTCAGCTCATTGGTTAACCTGTCTGACTTTCTGGCTGGTTAGAAGAGCTGTCGAACTGCACATACAAAGCCTAGATTTATCCTATTGTAGACAGTACAAATGATGGGAGACATTTTTAGAGGGTTGGTTCACTCGGCCAACAGAAGCAACTGTCACAGTGGCTATGAAAACCACTCACAGTGTGTTCTACACACAGATTCTCCAGAAATCTCAAACTCTGGGGAAGTTCACTGACTCAAAAGATCAAACAAGAACCTAATCAATAATCATTAGAACAGTATGGCTGACAGTAACATATTTATTTCACAAGAACTCTGACACAATTGACACAACTTTGCATTTAGGTCTGCTTGacaaatttggcttttttttccacttgaaCAAATAAACGCAGCAATATAAAGCTCTTTCTTTTATACAAGGTCAAAATTCCTCtgatacaaataaaaacaacatgcatcaaagcaggattacactagtcaaaaaaaaagaaagaaaaaataggtCAAAGTACAAAAATATCTTAACATGCTTTGCTTGATTATCTGTACATTGTTCATCTGCGGTATTGAAGTGCATCTACAGTAATGTGTACTACACTATTACAGTGAGACATTTTAATGCTAATTTTACAGTAAAGATAGATTACACAAATATTCAAAAAGTCAGTCGATAATCTGCTTCCTTAAACAGCAGAATATTTGTGTTCACATGCTCTCGTCTGCTGGTTCAGTAGTTTTATCATTTACTCTGTGCACTGTTTACACAAGTAGACAGCTGATTCCCTTTGGCAAATAAATTTTGGTTTGGTCACAATAAATCTAGTGTTTAAATATTGTCGACACGTATAAAGTTTCCTTGTCTTGAGTAAAAATTCAAAGCTTATTTTTTATGTCCTGTCAAGTTAATATCATGTGGTATTGTGCATTAATTTGAAATACCCAGGTGTGGACCATAAATGGCCAATCAACCACAATAAAGCACTGGTTATTGTAGTGTAATGACTCCAAAACCCAGCTGAGGTCACTGTGGTGTGCCGGGTGAGTTTGGTTTGTAACATGTCCTTTGGGACTGAAACACTGCTACACTGCCATGTGAACTAAATTTGTGTCGAACAGGATTAGTGCTCCTCTGCCAGGCCAGACCGAAATCTTGCCTGTGAGTAGCAGTGACCATAAGGTGCGACAGCATTTAAAACAGGTGTTAGACAAAGTTATCAAAACATTTGTGGGAAAAGGACATAAGGAGATAAATCTTTGCTAACACTGCTACAACGATGAATCATTCTCTTAGTACAATGTGACAGCAGATTATATTCTGTACACATCTGTTAAATCCTTGAGTCTGCTGTTTTTATCCCTGcagtttgtcttttgttctACTTTGTGTCGCTTTTTGATCTGTTTGATTCTGTCCTAATTTCTTCCTTTATTAAATGATTTAGCAGCCGTTAAAATGATGATTTGGTCTCACTGGAGCCCTGTTACGTGATTCTGGTTGCTTTAAAAATTCGATAGTGAAGTCCTGTTTGCCagttcatttacaaaaaaagacCTGTCAATGTTTTTCTAGTTGTTAATAAACCTGATGTGATCCACAATTGCAggagtgttttccttttttcagaaAGTGTCTACACTGTAAAGGTAAATGCCTAATGAATAAATGGGAGTGTATGGAAGACCATAGTAAAAAGTGCTCATACTTACACACTCAGTTTACCTCTACATTGAACTGTTCTGAAATGTTTAACTCAAGTTTCTGTTGAGATCACTTCAATATTAAACTGTTTCGGTGGCCGCGGAAGCATCACGGTCACGTGTTCACAGAAGTATGGTTTAATTCTGCTGTCAAACAACAGACATGACTATATTCAGCTTTGCTATtactttcagtgtttctttCACTGAGCTAAGAAGTAAAATGTAGTCAGCTATAGCACGCAACTTTTAACTAGTATGTATGTGGCAACGGCGAGAGTCCATCacacaacatgcaaacaaaagTGCAAGTTAACTGTGTAACCCGAGCAAAGACTTTTCACTAAAGGTTAGCCAATAGCCCGGTTACTTAGTGAATGTAAAGGTAGTGTTTGTTCAGTggctgtgaagctgctgtggcTTCCACCACATGCTACATTTGCTCAGGCAGCAGAGTAGGCAGCCTCATCTGAGTCTGGATCCCTGGTGCTGTCCTCACTCAGAGGTGAGCGACAGCTCAGGTCGGCGATCCCTGACTCCTGGTCGCTGCCGTTGGAGAGGCTGGCTTCGGATGTCTGGGTCAAGTCATGGGGCGGGAGGATCAGGCTGCCGTCGGGCGCTTTTGGCCGACAGGGGCTGCTGGTGATGAAGCCCCCAGTGTAGTCCTGAGGGGTGTTGGCTGCAGTGAGGTCATTGCTGAGAGCCCACGCTGTGGGGCTCTTATCAAAGGTGGCTGTTTTCTGGGTGACACTCCattcctgctcctgctccagctgagcAATTTTCTATTGATAATGTAAGGCATGGAGACTAAAGTCATCTTGTATagacaggaaaaacactggAGTATGAATTCACAGCGCTGTCCTACCTGTTTGTGTGAGgccagctgctcctccagctgctgcgtCTCTTCTTGGATGGCCCTCAGGTAATCCTCTACGGACTGTCGCGGATGCATTCCTCGGTCAAAACGGTTGTACAGGCCTCTCCAGAATCTATACAAAGCAAGTTCATCTGTGAAATGACCTCTTCATTAACCAttaacccccccctccccacaagAGTTTCACTTTTAGATTGCAAGTTACATTTTTCTGACAATCAGAGGGACAGTATTCAACAGAGACTGTATTTTCAACACATAAACCAGATTTCAAACTAAGACGAGATATAGTTGCTGTTAGTGACAACTCACTTAAAGCAGTAGGGGGCAGTAGACGCCCGGAGGAGCCCCTGAGTCTGGCTGTGGTCTGGCCTGTACAGAGGGTTGATGTAGTCTGCGCGGTTAGTCCAAAGATAACTCCACAAAGAGTGAGTCTTCTCGTGCACTCTGTATGAATGTCAAATgggagatagagacagagaataaTCAGTTTGCCTCTTTCCAGCATAGACTCGTCTCAACGTCTACAAGCCCAGCGATGTAACATACTACTGGctgtctcttctcttcagtCGTCAGTCTTCTCTCAGAGCAGATGTCTGTGctgtgaaaaggaaaagaaagtgatGGCTGCAGCAGGTTTAAATCTCACCCCAGCTCTGTCCTCTCCCGCTGGTTGTTGCCAATGAAGTTTCCATACTGGCAGGAGTAGATGTGGCTGTGAATGGTGATGAGGAACCTCTCATTGAACTCAAAGGCACAGGGGAACTGCTCCATCAGCTGCCACACGCACTCCAGGAACTGATCGACGACGGGAGACACCTCCTTAGGGTCTCCGACCAGGTGGTTGCATCTGAGGAAGATGTGCGTACAGTTAGATCGAAACAAAacttcacacacatcacagatgAACTGAAAGTCGTGATTAGAGTCAAACCTGTGAGAGAACTTGTGTCCAAATGAGACCCAGTCTCTCTCAATGAGAACCTAagttcaaaaaaacaaaaacatgatgtgCTGAAATAGAAGGAAGAATAACGGTTTGCACACACTTAAATTCCAGGATGACATGATTAAAGGTTTAGACATAGTGCACAGTCAGCCCCTGCAGAATGGCTGAACCTCTTAACCCTCTGTGTGGGGtcatttttctctgacttcATGGGCAATTCCCAAAAGCAGACCTctgtaatatatttattttccataGTGGCTCTTTTGGATTTAAAGTTAGTCTGCACAGATCCTTCTGATCAAAGAAACAAGCCTCATGAGCCCAGTATGGGCTCCTCTCAGCTAAAGGCAGAATGTAATTGGATATATTAATGTGGAACAGAGTGTACCAGAGGGTTCAGTGACATCCACAGTCCTGTTTCTAAGATGCAATCCCTCACTTAAATACAAAGGGAAAGATTCAGTGTCTACCATGAGTCCTCTGAGGGTCCTGTAGTAGGGATCCAGCAGCACACAAGCCACTGAACACACCTGGGCCGTACGGTCCCAACCGTCTGAACAGTGAACCAGGACGCTGACACCCTCCTCCGCAACggcctgcacgcacacacacaaacattcaaggTGTTGATAGTAATTGACGGCTAGAAAGCAAAATAAGTTGTAGATTTGAAAATATCATTATTCATCTATAAATCATAAGCAGAAAGTCCCACTTTTTGCTCGATAAGTATGTCTAACGGcaaaaatatcatttttttgTCGCCAAAAACGGCAGCAGACTGAGTACGTCTTTTGAATCTGTGATGGATTCTTCACTCTTTGACACCCAAACTCTCAATGCCAAAATGTTAGATACTCAACAACAACGTTTTTATGAGCGACTGCcccatgtttacatgtttacatgttgcaAATGAACGCACATGCGATGCAAGACAAATTCCTGCTGCTGGCTTCATGCTATCCCAGTGATCAACATCTGGGGGCAGTAACGCAGCAATGCACCAGTAAAGGCAAGAAAGAGTGCTAGCAAGCAAATGTGGATGGTGACATTGCCcgatttaaaatatttctaaaaatgtcctcactgagATGTTGTAATTTCTCCCTTTTGTACCAATTCACGATCACAAAAATGTTTGTAGAAATTAAAACATGCACAACTGGACAATGAAAATGGATCGAACAAGCCTGAagtgtctgctgctgaagtttGGGGAGCTAGACAGATGTTATACTTTTATTGTGGTTGCTTAGTATgcactgtgttgctgtgtgactTCTGcctggtgtttctgtttctgtctcacacgAGAAATCTCAAACAGTTGGTTATGGTATTTTATCAGCAATTAAAAGCCCAATGGTAAATGGCAGCTTTTAAAATGGGAACTTCCTGCTGGGCTGCAGTTAGTTGAACTGACTGACCCAAACCACAGCCATTCCCTAACCTCAGCCCACCTAAAGTATTTAATTGGTGCAGCCTAACAGCGAGTAGGAGCCAAAAGTCTTCAAACTGTACAATAACTCAAAGTGACAGTCGTTTTTTTGGCTACAGAATAATTATACTCTTTTTACTGACTAAGCACAGTTCAATTATAATTgtttctgcacagacagacaataTGTGTATCACACATCACATGCAggattcaacacacacacacatacacacccctAAGCTAATATTGAGAGCAGTGGTGAGGCAGACAGCGGGGATTAACCTCCAGACTGACCTTGGCGATGAAGATGCCTGCATCCAAAACAGCTTTGATGTGCTTCAGCCAGCCTGAGCTCTCCAGACCCTCCAGGAAGTCGGACATGGAGGGGGAACGCAGCTCACACACTGTAACCACAACACAGCTGTCTCACTGGCAGGAAACATGGGGCATACCTGATCACTGGACTTTATTAAACCTCACGATCCCTTTCATTATAAAGACAGCATCCCTGACAGCGAACTCATGGGGGTATTTGTGCATGGCATGGGAAAATATGGGGCACGagagcatgttttgttttttaaaactgattttcttcAGCCTCTCGTGTGATGGTTCATTTGGATCCCAGTCGAGCTTTTTAGTCACACTAACATttaccactttggtccagactgaaatatctcaacagctattggacggattgccatgaaattttgtacagacattcaagGTCCCTAGAGGATAATGAATTTAGTGACCCTATGTcctttcctctagtgccaccagcaggttgagggtttttttttttgaaggggggggggggtctaagtgaaatgtctcaacagccattggatggatggaaattttgtacagatatttgtACATTCACATTTTCGTACATGTCAGAGTGACGTGACAACTTCGGTGATCCCCTGAACTGATTGTCAGGTCAGAATTTTAATTTCTCCAATACTTGGGTTTATGGCCAAATGACCTGCAAACTTAATGATATATGACACAGAAAATTAACTACAGATCCATTCCTGTGCCATAAGACTTCctgcattgtgtttgtttatcttgTAAAACAGAATctaaaatttatttttccatgttcAGGGTTCAACACAAATATTTGCAAGTTCACTGAGAGGCAGAGTGACATGAACCGGTTTCTCCACGGCTCACATTTTATTTGCTGGGGACAATTTGCCACATTAACAGTGAGAATTCAGACACTTTCAGATAACTGTATAAAAACATCTGCTCGGTCCTCACTCATTAAGGTGCTGACAGAGgtgacaaacatttttttgctgACAGTACATCAGTTTGCTGACCTGTAAAATCGCTGAGGCCGCTGATAGGAGAGAGCAAGGTTAACAGGTTTATTCAGGCTTTGGTTTTGTAACACTTAGAGGAGTGTACTTCCACTTAGAAGAAATGTTTGAGCTAATGCTGCCAGGCGGGGGGTCTTCTAAATCTTACTGAAGTGTGCGATTGGCTCTGAAGGGCAGGCGCTGTCTCCAGCATTTAAAGACTTCCCTTGTGCTGCCAGGGGGCAAAGAGTTATCACAACTAAGAACAGCTATAACTTTTCAGACTTGAAATCACATCATTCTCACGCCCTCGGTCTCTCTTTGGGGGATACGGTCCCGGATTGTCCTCTCTGGGAAACCAAAATAGCTCTGAAATAAAATCCAGATGGATTCAAAGTCTTCCTAGGAGCACCCCTGCACAATACCCAGAAATTCTCCTGTGGGCTCATTTGAGGTCTGATTGCAGCACAGTCCAGTCTGCATGAGTGCATTTGAAAGCCACAGGGGTAGCATGGGGTCCCGCTCTACTTCAGTAATGGGAGAAGCAGCTAATTTAAACAGACAATGCCAGAAAATATACATTTTgctccacaaacactgatgaggTGAGACATTTCTGACACAGTGGTGAAGGCACTGCTGCAGCCTCCAAACGGAAATCTGAAATCAGTGTGAGAGATTGTTAAAAGAGGATGCGATAATAATTACCTTCTAGCATTTTTTGTTGGCTGTTTCTCATGACATGGATGTTCTCGATGCCGATGAACTGGAATTTAATGTTGGAGTAGTTGTCCTCATTTTCGTAGCCTTTTCCTGCGGCCCGGTTTGCAATGGCGTTCAGCTAGAACAACATACGTCTGTCAGTTAAGAGTGTTTCAAGAGCAGAGTAATACAAAAGGCAGAGTTTTACACAAATGTCCATTATATAATATCGATCATGGTGCAGCTGGTACAGAGCCAGGATGTTTTTAAGACTTTAGCTGTGAGCACATGCAGCTGGCAAAACGCAGTATGAAAAATACAGCCCACCTGAACATACAGCTTAGTACTGTAAGACTTGTATTTTCACAGGCCGTTCCTTAGGCACAAAGGGCTCACCTTAGGCCGGGTGTCCACCACATACATGAAGTCGCTGCAGGGATTGGACCTCAGGATGGCCTCCAGCATCTGTTCATCCTCCAGGCAGCGAGCGCTGAAACCTGACAGGGGCTGGCTGCTGCGGCAGATGGCAGCCTGGGAGGAGGTAAGAGGCGCTCAGGTTGCATGCGGGAACGTACACTCGTCTGACAGTTGTGTAATGTGAATTATTACTTTGCGCAACAtttagaaaaagagaagaatacCATATGTGAGAATCAGAGTGAATACAAATTCACAGTACTTTTTCCCTGCCTGTTCAATTTAAATTAATCAACCACACAGTTTCTCATATCTCCATTTAGGAGTCACAAGGGAAAGGGCCAGAGATTGTTGCGTGATTCTCTCT
Coding sequences:
- the mtmr7a gene encoding myotubularin-related protein 7a isoform X1, with translation MEHIRLPKVENVRLLDRVSPRRSRVGTLYLTATHSIFVENEAGVRNETWVLHSLVCSVEKQAAAASGCALLIHCKNFQVLHFVIPRERECHDVHLSLQRLSQPESYAELYCFSYKPNVDEEERQQEWDFLDAKADYSRMGLPNSLWKLSSVNRHYKVSDTYPAELFVPESATPPVIVGSSKFRSRGRFPTLSYYSKENHAAICRSSQPLSGFSARCLEDEQMLEAILRSNPCSDFMYVVDTRPKLNAIANRAAGKGYENEDNYSNIKFQFIGIENIHVMRNSQQKMLEVCELRSPSMSDFLEGLESSGWLKHIKAVLDAGIFIAKAVAEEGVSVLVHCSDGWDRTAQVCSVACVLLDPYYRTLRGLMVLIERDWVSFGHKFSHRCNHLVGDPKEVSPVVDQFLECVWQLMEQFPCAFEFNERFLITIHSHIYSCQYGNFIGNNQRERTELGVHEKTHSLWSYLWTNRADYINPLYRPDHSQTQGLLRASTAPYCFKFWRGLYNRFDRGMHPRQSVEDYLRAIQEETQQLEEQLASHKQKIAQLEQEQEWSVTQKTATFDKSPTAWALSNDLTAANTPQDYTGGFITSSPCRPKAPDGSLILPPHDLTQTSEASLSNGSDQESGIADLSCRSPLSEDSTRDPDSDEAAYSAA
- the mtmr7a gene encoding myotubularin-related protein 7a isoform X2, producing the protein MMFTCPCSVCPSQPNVDEEERQQEWDFLDAKADYSRMGLPNSLWKLSSVNRHYKVSDTYPAELFVPESATPPVIVGSSKFRSRGRFPTLSYYSKENHAAICRSSQPLSGFSARCLEDEQMLEAILRSNPCSDFMYVVDTRPKLNAIANRAAGKGYENEDNYSNIKFQFIGIENIHVMRNSQQKMLEVCELRSPSMSDFLEGLESSGWLKHIKAVLDAGIFIAKAVAEEGVSVLVHCSDGWDRTAQVCSVACVLLDPYYRTLRGLMVLIERDWVSFGHKFSHRCNHLVGDPKEVSPVVDQFLECVWQLMEQFPCAFEFNERFLITIHSHIYSCQYGNFIGNNQRERTELGVHEKTHSLWSYLWTNRADYINPLYRPDHSQTQGLLRASTAPYCFKFWRGLYNRFDRGMHPRQSVEDYLRAIQEETQQLEEQLASHKQKIAQLEQEQEWSVTQKTATFDKSPTAWALSNDLTAANTPQDYTGGFITSSPCRPKAPDGSLILPPHDLTQTSEASLSNGSDQESGIADLSCRSPLSEDSTRDPDSDEAAYSAA